TTAAAGAACATTTTATTGATAGAGGCTCCGACAGATTACTCATTTCCATCGGGACATACTATGAGTTCCTTTGCGGCGGCAGTAGTATTAATTTATATGGATAAGAAGGTTGGAATAATTGCTATGATACTAGCAGTATTAATAGCTTTTTCAAGACTTTATTTATATGTACATTATCCATCGGATGTTTTTGTAGGAATGATTTTAGGTATTTTATCAGCAATTATATCTATAAAATTGTTGTCTAAAATAAAAGTTTAATTTACATTAAGGGGGTTATATATATGGAGATTAGTGAAAATTTAAAGAAAATTATTGAGGAGTTTTCAAAATTAAAAAGTGTTGATGGAGTACTTTTAGCTGGATCTAAGGCGGTAAATACTGATGATAAAAGTTCTGATTATGATGTATATGTATATACATCTGAAGAAATTTCAGTTGAGTACAGAAAAAATATATATGATAAATATTGTAGCTATATGGAAGTAAACAATACATTTTGGGAAACAGAAGATGATGGTATTTTAAAGGAAGATAATGTTCCAGTTGAAATAATATATAGAAGTTTAGACTGGATAAAAGATAGCCTTAACAGAACATTGGTAAAATGTGAAGCTGATGTAGGATATAGTACTTGCTTTTGGTACAATATAAAGAATTCTATAATTCTTTATGATAGAGAAGGAAAATTAAAAGAAATACAAGATAGTTGTAATATAGAATATCCTAAGAAATTAAAAGAGAATATTATAAAGAAGAATTATCCTCTTTTAAATAAACAGATGCCAGCTTATTATTTTCAAATAGAAAAGGCAATAAAGAGAAATGATATTATAAGTATAAATCACAGGGTAGCAGCGCTTCTAGCTAGCTATTTTGATATAATTTTTGCAGTAAAT
Above is a genomic segment from Clostridium bornimense containing:
- a CDS encoding DUF4037 domain-containing protein; the protein is MEISENLKKIIEEFSKLKSVDGVLLAGSKAVNTDDKSSDYDVYVYTSEEISVEYRKNIYDKYCSYMEVNNTFWETEDDGILKEDNVPVEIIYRSLDWIKDSLNRTLVKCEADVGYSTCFWYNIKNSIILYDREGKLKEIQDSCNIEYPKKLKENIIKKNYPLLNKQMPAYYFQIEKAIKRNDIISINHRVAALLASYFDIIFAVNEMAHPGEKKLMKIIKDNNLSIPENMEENINNILKYSAGDNEKLLTEIKVLVENIDKYLDMNN